The following DNA comes from Polynucleobacter necessarius.
AATCATCGCGGCTTCCCTATGCAGTCTGATTACTTCAGAATCGTTGCGGATTCGATTGTTACGGTTTTGCTTGGAACGTCAGCCATTCTACCCATGCGGGGTGCTGGGACTACCATAGTTGGTATTTTGCGGATTGCATCAATCGTTTGTGTACCAGAAATTACTTTGCCAAAAACGGTGTAACCATGACCCATTGCATTTGGATAATCTAAGCCAGCATTGTCCTTAATATTAATGAAGAACTGAGCAGTTGCGGAGTCTGGATCGGATGTGCGAGCCATTGCAATGGTGTGGGCATTATTTTTTAAGCCATTGTGCGCTTCGGATACTACTGGGGGATCGGTTGGTTTTTGAACGAGGTCAGCGGTAAAGCCACCACCCTGAATCATAAAGCCATCAATGACACGGTGAAAGACGGTGCCGTTATAAAAACCGCTTTTTACATAGTTTAAAAAGTTGGCAGTTGTCTTGGGCGCTTGCACATCATCTAGCTCCACAACAAAATTGCCCATAGTGGTTTTAAATTCCACCTGTGGGCCGGCGAATGCGGCCTGAGTGGCACAACAAGAAACGATAAAAATTAGGGCGGCAAATAGCTTACGCATTAAAACTCCTTAAACAAGATAAAAACGACTTAACTGATTGTATTGCTCAATGTCACCAGGTGGCGATTTGCCGTCTTGGCCTAACTTAGACCATTAGGAACATGGCCGGCATAGGCATATGAAACTTCTTCAAACATGCTTGGTCTAGCAAGGTAGTCGAGAACCCAGTCAATCGTATCCACACCCCAAAAGCAGTGTTGGTTGACAACTAAGGCGGGTACACCAAAAGCGCCATCTACTTTAGCTTGATTGGTATTGGCAATAAGCTTGACTCTTACTGCTGGGCTTTCAGGTT
Coding sequences within:
- a CDS encoding peptidylprolyl isomerase yields the protein MRKLFAALIFIVSCCATQAAFAGPQVEFKTTMGNFVVELDDVQAPKTTANFLNYVKSGFYNGTVFHRVIDGFMIQGGGFTADLVQKPTDPPVVSEAHNGLKNNAHTIAMARTSDPDSATAQFFINIKDNAGLDYPNAMGHGYTVFGKVISGTQTIDAIRKIPTMVVPAPRMGRMADVPSKTVTIESATILK